One Malus sylvestris chromosome 14, drMalSylv7.2, whole genome shotgun sequence DNA segment encodes these proteins:
- the LOC126600519 gene encoding NEP1-interacting protein-like 2: MESGELQRVGVVQRVPLLIVNFVAGALVLLFALAGFFTGGIAGALAGKASDSGVVRGAGLGAVAGAVLSVEILEASRDLLCLGRPGARRSSLMAEITEELICWRFEEVNLATSEVVLANQVTLANLRHDVYGGAETRGLSRNVLNKLPSHVVLKDTKAAQSCCCTICLQDVEVGEIARTLPLCQHTFHLACVDKWLSKHASCPLCRRDV, encoded by the exons ATGGAGAGCGGAGAGCTCCAAAGGGTCGGAGTCGTTCAACGCGTTCCGCTCCTCATCGTCAACTTCGTTGCTGGGGCTCTGGTTTTGCTTTTTGCTCttg CTGGATTTTTTACAGGAGGTATTGCTGGTGCTTTAGCTGGGAAGGCTTCTGATAGTGGTGTTGTCCGTGGAGCTGGATTGGGTGCTGTTGCTGGGGCGGTACTGTCCGTTGAGATTTTAGAGGCGTCGCGCGATTTACTGTGTCTTGGCCGGCCTGGCGCTCGGAGATCTTCATTGATG GCAGAAATTACAGAGGAGCTTATTTGTTGGAGATTCGAGGAGGTAAACTTAGCTACGTCGGAAGTGGTACTTGCCAACCAG GTTACCCTTGCTAATCTTCGCCATGATGTCTATGGAGGAGCTGAAACCAGAGGGCTGTCAAGGAATGTTTTGAACAAACTACCATCTCATGTGGTTTTGAAGGATACCAAGGCAGCTCAGAGTTGCTGCTGTACGATATGTTTGCAG GATGTTGAAGTAGGAGAAATTGCGAGGACGCTGCCCCTGTGTCAGCATACGTTTCACTTGGCGTGCGTGGACAAGTGGCTCAGCAAACACGCTTCGTGCCCTCTATGCCGACGAGATGTGTGA
- the LOC126599717 gene encoding galactoside 2-alpha-L-fucosyltransferase-like has translation MKRFKQNLDADDLSKHLDLDTRSALRDPDRKSASGSMKVMGIFVAALILFSVLFSVNVVLRDPPSDAVFETSKAAVLEVEPRKGLEDQFSQSVKVPEDKLLGGLLADGFDEGYCVSRYQSASYRKELPYRPSSYLISKLRSYEALHKRCGPYTKAYNKTLEQLKSGHGTSSLDCNYVVWISFSGLGNRILTLASVFLYALLTNRVLLVDPGVDMVDLFCEPFPEVSWFLPTDFPLKDQFNSLDQKSPHCYGKMLKTSNFTNSDDSVRPSFVYLHLAHDYDDQDKLFFCNQDQAFLERIPWLIMKTDNYFVPSLFLIPSFEQELHKLFPRKETAFHFLGRYLFHPTNVVWGLITRYYQAYLAKADERIGIQIRVFDTGIGPFEHVFDQILSCALKEKLLPELNRQDFIVSPSGTPKSKAVMMTSLSSGYSEMLRDMYWEHPTVTGEVVGIFQPSHEEYQQTEKHTHNRKAWAEMYLLSLTDVLVTSSWSTFGYVAQSLGGLTPWILYKPENRTAPNPPCRRAMSMEPCFHAPPFYDCKAKTGIDTGALVPHVRHCEDMSWGLKLVDRYDEF, from the exons ATGAAGAGGTTCAAGCAAAACCTTGATGCTGATGATTTGTCGAAGCATTTGGATTTGGATACCCGTAGTGCTCTGAGGGACCCGGATAGGAAATCTGCGTCGGGTTCGATGAAGGTGATGGGGATCTTTGTGGCTGCCTTGATTCTGTTTTCGGTTTTGTTCTCGGTGAATGTGGTTCTCAGAGACCCGCCTTCGGATGCTGTTTTCGAAACTTCAAAAGCTGCAGTTCTTGAAGTGGAACCCAGAAAAG GTTTAGAAGATCAGTTTTCTCAGTCTGTTAAGGTGCCAGAGGATAAATTGCTTGGTGGCCTTCTCGCTGATGGATTTGATGAAGGATATTGTGTCAGCAGGTACCAGTCAGCTTCATATCGTAAAGAACTGCCTTACAGACCTTCTTCTTACCTTATATCCAAGTTACGAAGCTATGAAGCTCTGCATAAACGTTGTGGACCTTACACCAAAGCCTATAACAAAACCCTGGAACAACTCAAGTCTGGCCATGGCACAAGCTCCTTGGATTGTAACTATGTGGTATGGATTTCCTTTAGTGGATTAGGGAATAGGATACTGACCCTAGCTTCAGTGTTTCTTTACGCTCTCCTGACAAACCGGGTTCTACTAGTGGACCCTGGAGTTGACATGGTTGACCTCTTCTGTGAACCATTTCCGGAAGTCTCATGGTTTCTTCCCACGGATTTCCCCCTTAAGGACCAGTTCAACAGCTTGGATCAGAAATCTCCTCACTGTTATGGGAAGATGCTGAAGACTAGTAACTTTACAAATTCAGATGATTCGGTGAGGCCATCTTTTGTGTATCTCCATCTAGCTCATGATTACGATGATCAAGATAAGCTTTTCTTCTGCAATCAAGATCAGGCTTTCCTTGAAAGGATACCGTGGTTGATCATGAAAACAGATAACTATTTTGTCCCGTCTCTTTTCTTGATCCCATCTTTCGAGCAGGAACTACATAAACTCTTCCCAAGGAAGGAAACAGCCTTCCATTTTTTGGGTCGATACCTGTTCCACCCCACAAATGTCGTATGGGGATTGATTACTAGATACTATCAAGCTTATTTAGCAAAAGCAGATGAAAGAATAGGCATCCAGATCAGAGTCTTTGATACTGGGATTGGCCCCTTTGAACACGTGTTTGATCAGATCCTATCCTGTGCATTGAAGGAGAAGCTGCTACCTGAACTCAACCGGCAGGATTTCATCGTCAGTCCATCGGGAACCCCAAAGTCTAAAGCTGTGATGATGACATCTTTAAGCTCTGGTTACTCTGAGATGCTAAGAGACATGTACTGGGAGCATCCTACTGTGACAGGGGAGGTGGTTGGCATTTTCCAGCCCAGTCACGAGGAGTATCAACAAACTGAGAAGCATACGCACAACCGCAAGGCATGGGCCGAAATGTATCTACTAAGCTTGACAGATGTGTTGGTCACAAGCTCATGGTCAACATTTGGGTATGTCGCGCAGAGTCTTGGGGGGCTGACACCGTGGATACTCTACAAACCGGAGAACAGAACAGCACCCAATCCTCCTTGTCGACGAGCAATGTCAATGGAGCCTTGCTTCCACGCACCTCCCTTCTACGATTGCAAGGCCAAGACAGGAATCGACACAGGTGCATTGGTTCCTCATGTGAGGCATTGTGAGGATATGAGCTGGGGTCTTAAGCTGGTCGATCGTTACGATGAGTTCTAG
- the LOC126599164 gene encoding uncharacterized protein LOC126599164: protein MAGDGVDDLVVHLEKSMDLSTMEQGIKLVGTALVNKTLNKWGVRNILKSAWQRWGDIKIKWVKDHTFVIKVNDEITAAKIIDQVPWAVMKQNFSVKRWPLELALEEIDLHTISFWIQIRGVPPSLSSKANIRAGGLSLWWDDSIQVEITDSSKHLIDARCCIVESGVVFRFTGTYGTSYRAEKEVIWRVMIQNFRPDSIPWICGGDFNEFLWDHEKVGGAEVRYNRPRYLEEFMNKVEVLDLSFNGQKFTWRGTRNGQLVEAQLDRVLVNDRWLSTWPDSFVTNATTLGSDHCPILLHCEQKAVRKKKMFRFEAFWTKDADCKEIVRKAWEMSCDGNLLQKWNKKLHLCRTTLTSWSKVDLLWRQEECYWQQRSRVQWLREGDANTKFFHQSTLHRRRRNKVVSLKNSNGNWIENPNHVRCLFDEYFMELFTSSGHREWGNLLDCVSPKISDEMNVSLLAVVSSDEVRATVLQMGSLKAPGLDGFPGIFYQANWDIIATEVLKPESVAQFRPISLCNYSYKVFSKVLANRLKVVLSVLISPSQNAFVVERLVTGSGLGVQMSPSGPSISHILFADDTLIFLKAEEMNCRHLIQLIDKFCAASGQHVNKSKSSVCFGSNVPEEVSRHLAVILGFERVGDPGIYLGVPAMWGRSKKAGLAYVKGRLLDKMQGWKKSTLSQAGREILIKAVAQAIPAYLMNLFKFPISFCNEMDALISKFWWGQQQSENKIHWVSREKMGRPKEDGGLGFRSFVLFNDALLAKQCWRLIMEPNSLWALVLKARYFPNCSFLDAKKGGRASWVWSSLLTGREILREGAH from the exons ATGGCAGGAGATGGAGTGGATGATCTTGTGGTCCACTTAGAGAAAAGCATGGATCTATCTACTATGGAACAAGGAATTAAATTGGTGGGTACTGCTTTGGTCAATAAAACGCTTAACAAATGGGGGGTTCGCAACATTCTCAAATCTGCCTGGCAGAGGTGGGGAGACATAAAGATTAAGTGGGTCAAAGATCATACTTTTGTTATTAAGGTTAATGATGAAATTACTGCTGCTAAAATTATTGACCAGGTCCCATGGGCGGTTATGAAGCAAAATTTCTCTGTTAAAAGATGGCCCCTAGAGCTAGCCTTGGAGGAAATAGACTTGCATACAATCTCGTTTTGGATTCAAATAAGGGGAGTGCCGCCTTCTCTGAGCTCTAAGGCGAACATCAG AGCGGGTGGCCTCAGCCTATGGTGGGACGACTCGATTCAGGTGGAGATTACAGATTCTTCTAAGCATCTCATTGATGCTCGCTGCTGTATTGTTGAATCGGGAGTGGTGTTTCGGTTTACCGGTACATACGGCACGTCTTACAGGGCTGAGAAAGAAGTCATTTGGAGGGTAATGATTCAAAATTTCAGACCGGATAGTATCCCTTGGATTTGTGGTGGTGATTTCAATGAGTTCTTATGGGATCATGAGAAAGTGGGTGGTGCTGAAGTAAGATACAACCGGCCAAGGTACCTGGAGGAATTCATGAATAAGGTGGAGGTCTTGGATTTAAGCTTCAATGGCCAAAAATTCACTTGGCGGGGGACTCGAAATGGGCAactagttgaggcccaattaGATAGGGTTCTGGTCAACGATCGTTGGTTGTCTACTTGGCCAGACTCTTTTGTTACTAACGCCACAACTCTTGGGTCTGACCATTGTCCTATTTTACTGCATTGTGAACAGAAAGCtgttagaaagaaaaagatgttCCGTTTTGAGGCTTTCTGGACCAAGGATGCCGACTGTAAAGAGATCGTGAGGAAAGCTTGGGAGATGAGCTGTGATGGTAATCTGTTACAGAAATGGAATAAAAAGCTGCATTTATGCCGTACCACTTTAACTAGCTGGAGTAAG GTTGATCTCTTGTGGAGACAAGAAGAGTGCTATTGGCAGCAAAGATCTAGAGTTCAATGGCTTAGGGAAGGGGATGCTAATACGAAGTTTTTTCATCAGTCCACTCTgcatagaagaagaagaaacaaggtGGTTTCTTTAAAAAATAGCAACGGGAATTGGATCGAGAACCCTAATCATGTCCGGTGTTTGTTTGATGAGTACTTCATGGAACTCTTCACGTCATCGGGTCATCGGGAATGGGGTAATTTATTAGACTGTGTTTCTCCAAAAATTTCAGATGAAATGAATGTGTCTCTTTTGGCAGTGGTCTCGAGTGATGAAGTCAGGGCGACTGTCTTGCAGATGGGGAGTTTAAAAGCTCCGGGCCTAGACGGCTTTCCTGGAATCTTTTATCAAGCTAATTGGGATATCATTGCTACGGAG GTTCTTAAACCGGAATCTGTTGCTCAATTTCGTCCGATTAGCTTATGTAACTATTCTTATAAGGTGTTTTCCAAGGTTTTGGCAAATCGTCTCAAGGTGGTTCTGTCGGTTTTGATTTCTCCTTCCCAAAATGCTTTTGTTGTGGAGAG GCTAGTGACAGGAAGTGGATTGGGGGTGCAGATGAGCCCGTCGGGTCCGAGTATTTCCCACATTCTATTTGCTGATGATACTCTTATCTTTCTTAAGGCGGAGGAAATGAATTGCAGGCATCTAATTCAGTTGATAGATAAGTTCTGTGCGGCTTCGGGGCAACATGTTAATAAGTCTAAGTCTAGTGTTTGTTTTGGCTCCAATGTGCCTGAGGAGGTCTCTCGACATCTAGCAGTTATTCTCGGGTTTGAGAGGGTGGGAGATCCGGGGATTTATCTCGGGGTTCCTGCTATGTGGGGAAGATCAAAGAAAGCCGGTCTTGCCTATGTTAAAGGGAGGCTTTTGGATAAGATGCAAGGTTGGAAAAAATCAACGCTTTCGCAAGCCGGTCGGGAAATCCTGATTAAGGCTGTGGCACAAGCTATCCCAGCTTATCTAATGAATTTGTTTAAGTTTCCTATATCGTTTTGTAACGAAATGGATGCCTTGATCTCTAAATTCTGGTGGGGTCAACAACAGAGTGAAAACAAGATACACTGGGTTTCCAGGGAGAAGATGGGTCGGCCGAAGGAGGATGGTGGCCTCGGCTTTAGGAGCTTTGTGTTATTCAATGACGCTCTGTTGGCCAAACAGTGTTGGAGGCTGATTATGGAACCTAATTCTTTATGGGCACTTGTGCTTAAGGCCCGTTATTTTCCTAATTGCTCTTTCCTTGATGCTAAGAAGGGTGGACGAGCTTCCTGGGTGTGGTCTAGCCTCCTAACTGGAAGAGAGATTCTTAGGGAAGGTGCTCATTGA
- the LOC126600516 gene encoding ribulose-phosphate 3-epimerase, chloroplastic, with protein sequence MSAASLCSSTLKSQQISGLGGGLKLQKPSVSQPSSLTFTRRRCRTLVKASSRVDKFSKSDIIVSPSILSANFAKLGEQVKAVELAGCDWIHVDVMDGRFVPNITIGPLVVDALRPVTDLPLDVHLMIVEPEQRVPDFIKAGADIVSVHAEQSSTIHLHRSVNQIKSLGAKAGVVLNPGTPLTAIEYILDVVDLVLIMSVNPGFGGQSFIESQVKKIADLRRICVEKGVNPWIEVDGGVGPANAYKVIEAGANALVAGSAVFGAKDYAEAIKGIKTSKRPVAVAV encoded by the exons ATGTCGGCTGCTTCACTTTGTTCGTCAACTCTCAAGTCCCAGCAGATCAGCGGACTCGGGGGAGGTCTTAAGCTTCAAAAACCATCTGTTTCTCAACCCAGTTCTCTTACCTTCACAAG GAGGAGATGTAGGACTCTGGTGAAGGCTTCATCTCGGGTTGATAAATTCTCGAAAAGTGATATCATTGTTTCACCATCTATTCTTTCTGCTAACTTTGCCAAGTTGGGAGAGCAg GTAAAAGCTGTAGAGTTGGCAGGTTGTGACTGGATTCATGTCGATGTGATGGATGGCCGTTTTGTTCCAAATATTACCATTGGACCTCTTGTGGTTGATGCTTTGCGCCCTGTGACAGACCTTCCCTTGGACGTGCATCTG ATGATCGTGGAACCTGAGCAGCGAGTGCCAGATTTTATCAAAGCTGGAGCAGACATAGTCAGTGTTCATGCTGAACAATCGTCCACCATCCATTTGCACCGTTCAGTTAATCAG ATAAAGAGTCTGGGAGCTAAAGCTGGAGTTGTGCTCAACCCTGGTACCCCTCTAACGGCAATTGAGTATATCCTCGATG TGGTTGATCTGGTCTTGATTATGTCCGTAAACCCTGGCTTTGGCGGGCAGAGCTTCATAGAAAGCCAAGTGAAGAAAATTGCAGACTTGAGAAGAATATGTGTGGAGAAA GGAGTGAACCCATGGATTGAAGTGGATGGCGGAGTTGGTCCAGCAAATGCATACAAG GTTATTGAGGCCGGAGCTAATGCTCTTGTTGCTGGTTCTGCTGTCTTTGGAGCAAAAGATTATGCTGAAG CTATAAAAGGAATCAAGACCAGCAAAAGGCCCGTAGCAGTTGCAGTGTGA